Below is a genomic region from Mustela lutreola isolate mMusLut2 chromosome 1, mMusLut2.pri, whole genome shotgun sequence.
CCCCAAGGGTGTCCTCACCCCCGCAAGTCCTGCCCCAGCTCAGCCCCGAGCAGCGGGGCATGATTGAGAAGCTGGTGGCTGCCCAGCAGCAGTGTAACAGACGCTCTTTTTCTGACCGGCTTCGAGTCACGGTAACCGAGGGAACCGGGGAGAGGTGGCCGTGCCCAGAGCACCCACCGGCTTCTTGATCGCTGACTCAGTGTAGTTCGTTTTCTCCATCCTCGCCCTGCTGGGTAGCCTTGGCCCATGGCACCAGATCCCCAGAGCCGGGAGGCCCGTCAGCAGCGTTTTGCCCACTTCACCGAGCTGGCCATCGTCTCCGTGCAGGAGATCGTTGATTTTGCCAAACAGCTGCCTGGCTTCCTGCAGCTCAGCCGGGAGGACCAGATCGCCCTGCTGAAGACCTCTGCGATCGAGGTGGCTGGCAAGGCCGAGGggtgaagggagaagcagggcggGACTGTCTCCCACACTTCCAGACAGCCAGGTGGGGAGCGAAGGGGCCCCATGCCAAGACCAGCCTTCTGAGTCCCTGTTTGAGGTCTGCTACTTGCGTGCAGGTGATGCTTCTGGAGACATCTCGGAGGTACAACCCTGGGAGTGAGAGTATCACCTTCCTCAAGGATTTCAGTTATAACCGGGAAGACTTTGCCAAAGCAGGTAAGAACTGAGGTCAGAAAAGGATTGGGTTGGATGGAAAGACACTTTCTGTCACTGGGCTCATAGTGACTACAGAGACACAGGCCCAGGGTTTGGGGTTGCTGTATGCGGAAGGATCCATTTGTTTTTCCAAGACAGAAAGTTGGAGTGGTAATAGGCCTCTCTCAGCTGCTACAAAGAGACATCTGACCTCTGTTGCATTTGGCCAGTGGTTTTCAGTGTTTCAGGGAGCCCGAGGGGGTTGGGGCTCCTCTAAGTGTCCCCTtagaggaggaacagagaggtaCAAGACGACCTTCAACCTCTCTATAGCCAAACAAGAAACCCCACTTAATGCTGTGCTTCTACATAATGTTTTGCTTGAAGAAACAATATCACAGCGAGGGAAAAAGCTCGAAAACTGCTGCAATGAGCCTTTTAGTAATTAGTGATGAACTTGGTTGTGCTCTTTAAGGATCGTGTGGACTGTTCCCCCTGCCCGCCACTCTTCTTCAGTTGCTTTTTCCAAAAAGCTAAAATACATGTTGGAACATGGCAATTTTAGGGCAGTTTTAGGATAAGAGTAACTACTCCCATCCTCGTGCTGTACCCTGGAGTGTTTTCTCCAAGAATTAGTGCACACACAGTGCTGCTCTTTGCTACTTGCTAGGGGGCTAAGCGGTATTGGCTTCCTCATATTCAGTTGCCGGTAACGTTTGTGTTATGGGAGTGGGGGTAGAAAAGCTTGGGAGGCTGAGAGGGTTTGGGAGGGACTAGAACTTCGACTTAACAGGAGACTGAGGAGTTGAGCACCTGAGGGCGTGGGCCTGTGAACTAGGGCTGAAGCAGTGACTTCATTCTCGGAGTTAGTAGGTTCTGGTTTCCAGGGCAGAACTCATAGTCTTCTCCGGTTTCTGGTGACAGAGCAGCTCACGTGCCTCTTGTTCCAGCACAGGCCCGCCCATGAGCTTTCTAGGAAGGCCTCCCTTAAACCCTAGCTCTGTGGCCATCAGTTGCCCCAGGTGCTGCTGGCGTATGTAGGCACCTGATGGGGCAATTTGATGACTTTCTCAAGCTTTCAAAGCCAAGCCCAGCTCCCTTTATCTGCCTGGTCCCCAAATGCTTATTATCCCCATTCTTCCAAAGCATGGCCACTGCCTCCTTCCTAgaaccctcttttcttttctttcttccttttttttttttttttttaagattttatctatttatttggcagacaaagatcacaagtaggcagagaggcaggcagagagagagagagaaaggtggaagcagtctccctgctaagcagagagcccgatgcagggcttggttccaggactctgggatcatgatctgagcaaaaggcataggctttaacccactgagccaccaaggtccTCCAGCACCCTGCTTTCTGAACGCTTCGCTCTTCCCCTGCCTGGGCGTTCCTTCAGCACTTGCAGACTCGTGCTGTCTGAATCGGCACCTAGTTATCGATACGTTGACGTGAGCAGTTTTGCTGCTGTCCTGTTTGCCTCTCATTTCCTTCTGTCAGCGAGGtcttggggaggaggggcaggggcgaTCTTTTGTCAGGTCTCCGTCCGTCTCTGCGTCCACTGCTGTGTGTGCACGGGGTGGGCAGCTCAGGATGCAGACCGAGAGCAGCGGAGGCCCGTGCTCAGTGACCAGGAGTGGAGCTGGCAGGGTGCACGGCCCAGCTCCAGAACCTCCTCATCCTCTCTGTTCGAAGGGGCTGTTCAGCACATTTTGAGGCTCAACAACCCTCCAAGAAAGGCTTTATAAAATGGCTCTTGTCCATTCAGTGTCTCAACTGTCTCAACACACACTTGATAAACATCAGGGGAGAAGTACAGGAAGTGACTAATCAGGGAGCATCGCCTGGAAAAGTTAGCAGAAGGCTGCTGAGAGacagcagacagacagacacgggCGGGGTGGGACGAGGAGACTTAGTGATGGGAGAAGTGTTCTTTAGGTGTCATGTCTGTAGGTCACGGTTTGTTGAACTTCACTCTCCTCAGCAAGAAGACTGGTTCTATGTTttgagtttattcattcattcatttatttaacaaatacttctaTAGTAGTTACCATTCTAAGGACCCAatgaggtactattattatccccattttacagacggaaAAACCAAGGCTCAGGGAACTTAAATAACttaccccaggtcacacagcctaATAAATGGTCGAGCCGGGGCTCGGACCCAGGCAGTGTGATGCCACAGCCCCTGCCCTCGACCACGTTGCGGTCTTCCGGCTGGGACATGAAACATGAAATGTATCTCTGGTATTCAAATAAGTAAGGCCAGTTGCCAGTGATAAAGCTTTCTTTGTAAACAGAAAGAAGCTTTGCCTCTATTTCTAGAGAATTCCAGTGACAGCAGTATTATCATTGAATCCAGCACCTCCTGTGTGCCAAGCACAACCCTACATGTTTTGCCTGCTTTATGGTTTCACCATCACAGCAGTCTTATACGTTCAGATAGGATTCCCAGGTCACAGAGGAGGCTTAGaaagttaagaaacttgcctaATGTTACCCAGCAGAGCCCCGGGAGACTTCTTAGTGATTTCCTAACAGTTCCCTTAAGTTGAGGAgctggaagagagaaggaagttcCTGCTGCCTTTGCCGTGTGCCCCcgcctcccttcttcctccccagggCTGCAGGTGGAGTTCATCAACCCCATCTTCGAGTTCTCCAGAGCCATGAACGAACTGCAACTCAATGATGCCGAGTTTGCTTTGCTCATTGCCATCAGCATCTTTTCTGCAGGTGcgagcaggggcaggagggaaaaGGAGCAAGAGATTTGCACCAAGCAGAGCTGCAGGCCCCATAGGGCAGGAATTGTGGGAGTGGAAGCCCTTGCTGTGCTACTTTGGGAGAGGCTGGGTGGGGTATGTCCCTATTTGGGGGGTTGTGATTTGGGGTATAAAACTAAGACCCTGGCCAGACCTGCTCCTCAACTCTGTTGGTGACCTATAGACCGGCCCAACGTGCAGGACCAGCTCCAGGTAGAGAGGCTGCAACACACATATGTGGAGGCCCTGCATGCCTACGTCTCCATCCACCATCCCCATGTgagtctcccctcccctcttctcctcttccccagaGGCTCATCCCCTGACACACCTACTTTCCCTTCGAGAATCCTTCCCTGACGACATCTTGCACAGACAATTTGCTGCCTCTTCCACAATTCCCCTACCCTTGCCCCCTtccctggggagaggcagaaactgTACTttgtcccctccttcccccaggacCGACTGATGTTCCCACGGATGCTAATGAAACTGGTGAGCCTCCGGACACTGAGCAGTGTCCATTCAGAGCAAGTGTTTGCACTGCGCCTGCAGGACAAAAAGCTTCCTCCGCTGCTCTCTGAGATCTGGGATGTGCACGAATGActgctcttcccccccccccccacccccatatcttctgttttctgggCTGGAAGGCTGATGTGCCCGGCTGCTTCCTAGAGGGGAAGCAGACTGAGAAGGGCAAACATTCCTCAGAGCTGGGCAAAGGAGTTCCTCGAGTGACATTAAAGGAAAGTCAAAGGGTTGGGAGTTTGGCTGCTGGGCAGTGGAGGGTCCTGCTGAAACTGCTCCATCTGAAGCCTGTACTGCCTCAACCAAATGGATGGGCCTGGGGGCCGCTTTGCACAAGGTTCTCCCAGGCCCTGCCCGTCCTGCCTCCACCACTTCCTGTGTTCCCCACAGGGCCCCCAGAGAAATTCTCCGCCGTCACTCTGTGGCTTGGCCATAAATGCCTCGGGGATGCCTCACTGATAGGCCTGGCGCTCTTTGTACAGAAAGACCAAAAGGAAGATAGGATGAGCGAAACCATttctgggttgggggtgggggcccgGCCGCAGAGGAGGAAACCGTCGGTTAAGATCTGCTTCCAGACGCAGAGGAGGGAGACAAGTCACAAGTGACAGCCTTGGCCGTGAGAGGGGACCTCCTCTTACTAGTCCCATGAGGGTGAATGAAATGCTGACGGTTAGATGCCCTTTTCGTTTCATGATCCAGGTGGGATCGGGTTGTCTTTCTGAGGAGGAGCTTGGGTGAATTTTCAGAACTAACACCCCAGCCATGTACCTGTCTTCACACGCGCCTCCATAATGCCTCGGGTTTTCCGTTggtaccttaaaaaataaataaataaataaaaattaaaaattaaaaaaaaaaaaaaaggagggcacaACAGTCCGTGCTCTAGGGCCCCAGGTTCTATGGAATGGGGAGGCTGCCCCGTTGCCGTTCGGGCCTGTCAGAAGGGCTGGACTCCATTTCCCACCGGACGCCGCGGCTCCGTTCACGCCTCCCCCCCTTCGCACGGCGCGCTCCCGTGTAGGTGAGACGGCGGCCGCGCCTTCCGGCATCGGTCCCCCCCGCCGTCCCTGAATTGGTAGGCTCCACCTCCGGGGCAGCAGGCTTTGCAGCCCTGGCTGCTGGGCACTTCCAAACCGCTagcggggggagggagggtgagacGTGGGGGACGCTCAGAGAGTCTTGGGAGCAGTGTTATCTTGAGAAGTCGCCTCTAGATTAATCCACATCTCGTCGAAATAGGCTCTATTACCatgtaaaattaaaatctcttcgtgcaacctagacaaaatgtaTTCCTTTGGGTCCTCCCCGTGGCGCGCTTGGCACTGGGCTGGCCCAGCGTTCCCCGTCGCCCTCCCACTCCCACAAGGATAGGTGTGTGCGTAGCCGCCTTTCTCCCGAGGTTAGCTCCACCCTTCACCCTGGGCTTGGTGCagccctgtcccccccccccccggtggtGCGTGGTACAGCCCCCGGCCCCCTcaacctctccctccctcactggcTCCGAGTGGTACGCGCCCCCCGGTGCAGACACGGAACTGGCGCGCGCTCGAAGCTGCGCCGGAGCCGGCGAGCTTCCGACACTCCGCTGCCGGGGGCCGTCTGGCTGGGCCCGGCCGGTTCCCCTAGGATCGGGAGGTAGGAAGGCCCGGGCCACAGGGGGTCCTGGGAGGGTATTTGGGACGGGGCACCCCGGGGGAGACGGACTTTGAGAGGAAACAGGGGCTCTAGGGGAAAGCCACCTTTGGAGAGGCCCTAAAGGAGATGGGGGGCGTGGGGTCTGGAGGGGGACGGCGGGGGGTCCTGAGGGAAGGAGGCGGGGCTAGAAGGGAGGGCACGCTCGGAGCCGCGGAAGAGGTGCGGGCTGCAGGACTGGGCTCAGCTGGCGGTGGCTGGACTCGATTCCGGCCCGGCTGGCGGGTGGCGCTGGTCGGAGCGTGGGCGGGGGAGAACTGTCCAGCAGGTGAGGGGGCGGGCAGAGCTGTCTTGCCGGGGACGGAGCCGGGATAACCACCTGGCGCGCGCGCGCCGTGTGCACCTTATATTTGATCACGGGTTGGAGatcatgtttgggtttttttgaaaaaagaaaaaaaaatttttttttggtgtttcaaAACTGGCTTGTTAGAGAATCGAGATACCATTTCATCTTTTTGCAACTGCTTCCCTCCTCATCCTCGCGCATCTTtaaattcttcctcttcctgtcctcGCCTCTTTTCCAACCCTGCCTATTGCCTGCCTTATTGCTCTCGTTCTCCCCCACGCTGACCGGTCTGTGCTGATGCGCTAGCAAGGTCACTGCCTGGGTAGGAGGGGAGAGAGCTTTCTGTTGTGCTCACGTCAGCAAAGATGTCATCTCGCTCTCCGGTTCCTGTGGTTTTACTATGACATTCTGCCCCAAAACGAGGGACTAATCCAAAGCGTTGCTAAACCTGGCCATTTGTAGGctgaaaagacacagagaactTAACGTCTGTGGATTCTAAATCTGCGTCTGGATGGAGTGGATGGGGAAGCAGATAGGTACGCGTTTGATGCCTTTGGAACATAAGAGCTGAGAACCAGGGACTCCCTATTAGTAAATATGGTTGAGGCAAAAGGCAGAGTCTGAGTCTGGTTGATATGAAGACAGGATGTGAGTTATAGGTGATGTTAGTCTTtatgggaaggggagagaatgtggaggaaaGCCTATCTTTGCAATCGGAATAACCAGAGGTAGTGGCTGTTGATGAGATATGAAGTGTGGCTAAAAATCTATCCTATCACTAGGGCTGCAATAGTcacaagatctcagggtccttgtaGTTCCGGAGGGAGATGGACATGGTAGAGCATGATAATGACTTGAGCTTTATCAAATGATTCTAAGTGGCAGGGCTAAGATCCCACCAAAGCTAGAGGCCTGATGCCCTAATATATTAGTAGAAGACACTTCACATGTGATTGTTGAAATTTTGGCAGGAAAGGGCTCTTGGTTTTCAGTGTAAACATAGATTTCAAGGCTTCGCCTTGAGCTCTGGCCccataaattgttttattttaagatacatCGGCTCTCGCCCTAAGCAATTTTCATATAATTAAAGAATAACACTTTTTACACAtgtcccttttcatttttctatttccccTCCTTTTCTTACTCTGCTTGCAAAGACCAGAGATCAACTTTATAACAGTGCCCCACCTTCTGCAGTTTGCTCACGATTCCATGGCACTGGAGAGAACCAAAGGACTTTTTGGGTGGTAATGATAACCTAGAAATGGGCATATGGCATGCGTAAACTCGGGTTGGGTTGCATGGAAAGAAGAGATCTCTCTCAAAATCCAGAGCTTAGAACAAAGTATAATCTAAAAATAGATGGGGAGACGATAATGTAATAATTAGCAGGTGCTGTCAGTGGAAGAAGTGTCTTTAGATTCAAGGAGAATGAATTGTTATGGGCCCTGGACCACTCTGGAGTAGCAGCTGCTAGCACTCTGTGGTCacggagcaggggaggggctgtggcTATGCTATAAATAGTCCTGGTCGCTATAGAGACAATACTGAATCCTATTACCTGCAGCTCCTCTATTGGGagcaagagaagggagggagcagTATTTTGAGGATTCAAGAGTATTGCAGAGCAGTCTATTTATTATTAAGCAGGGAAGACAAAGATAGAATTCATTATCTAAATCAAATAGAACCTTAAGCATACAGGGATTATTCATGTCTGGATGTGGGAGTGCATGGGAGTTGCGTGTGTGTATGTAGTGTAATGGGAATATCTGTGTGTGTAGCAAAGGAGGTCTTAGTGTGACCTGTGTAGAGTATAGAAGTAGAATCCTGTATGCACTGAAGATAACCTTATAGTGGAGTGAAACATTTTGCTTAGAGAAGTGTATGGAGATCCAATATGACATAAATTATAATTAAGACCATGTAAGCTTTTCCCGCTTTTTGGACTATGGTTTACGGTTCCTCTGAGCACCTCTCCCTGTTCTTGCAGGAATTCTGTTATTTCTGCATCTAATTCTTCATTTGTGTAAGAGGTACAAGGACAAAGTCTCATCTGTGTGCATTGTATCCCTGATTCTAGTCCTGGGACTAGAATAAAGACTATGATTCAGCACCAAGGGCAGAGCTAGTAGCGGTAACCCGTGGGACCCTTTCTTGcttgaagaggaaaggaaaaaatggtttAGGGAAGCAATTGGGACATAGATTTCCTTCATCTGAGAGTGCACAGGGTAGAGAAGCCCTCTGTTGTTATTGTCTGAGTGCATGAAGTATACGGTTTTTATGGTAGTTTCACATGAAGCTGAATGCAGAATGTTAGAACAGAAAATAATTAGGTTTTCATCCAGAGGTAGGAGTACAGATTAGTGCTGATTAGAGTCTGGTTGGATCCTCATACCCTGGAGCTGTCCTAAAAGTGACTTCGTTTTTGTTATCATACTGACTGAATCCAGATGAGACTAACGGGGTCTGTTTTTTCAGAAACAGAGCATCAGGAGTGAGGCTGGAAATGAGCTGCTTTGTAGGGATGGGGGAGGTGAGCCATTATTTATCCTACTTCTTGACATTTGGCTCTGTGAGTTCATCAGCTTTGATCAAGCTCTGGACTAGGAAAAGTGTCATGTTCTCTCATCTTTAAGATTAAAACAGAAGCCCTTCTGACCTCTGACCCTGGCTGGAATAAAGCTGAGGCGGATGAGTCCCTTGGGCACAGCAGTGGATTTTATCAGTACTTTTTTCCTATTGGACTTGAATTTTCAGATAACATCAGAATTCCTCCTGGGAACATTGACTCCTTGTGTGGTGCCTTGAAGTTTCTCTGAGATGAACTGGTGAATTTGGAACCATGGTGCAAAAGAAGAAGCTCTGTCCTCGGTTACTTGATTATCTAGTGATCGTAGGGGCCAGGTAACTAAGAAGAGACTGGTTTTCGTCTTGTCACATGCAGTGACCACAACACGTGTAATTACTTGCCTTCCTGACACCCACATTGTTTTGCATTCCTCACTCTTCCCCTGTTATTTTACCGTGACAGGTGCACTGGCGCCAGTTGTGGAAACAGCAGTCAGGTGGATTGAGAGTTTTGGcccagaggaacagagacagagcAAAATTGCTCTTATCTAGCATCCCTGTGTTCTTGGGCAAATGTACCCTGTATACCTCAGTTTCCcaattttgtaaaaaagaaaagtaggctGTGCTCTTTACCTACGTACTCTCTGTTGGTAGTTCGTTAGCTAATACACCTTTTAAAGTGGTAATCATCTGAAGGCATTAGTAATAATTCTGTTGCTGcagttttctttgcatttcaagATTGGTATCTTCATGACAGTACAGATCTCATTTAGCCTACCGGCTCAATGCTGTCAGCCACACCCATGTTTTCCAGCAGTTAGGTTACTTTATCCAAAATAGTATTTTGAGTTTCATTTCTGGACCATGGTGAACATCTGAAATGGCATCCTCTCCCTTCAGGCTGCTGAACTCGTCTTTATGTTCTGCAGGCACCCGAGCAGTGATAGTGTGGCCCAGACTCCTGAATTACTACGGCGGTACCCCTTGGAGGACCACTCCGAGTTTCCCCTGCCCCCAGATGTAGTGTTCTTCTGCCAGCCTGAGGGCTGTCTGAGTGTGCGTCAGCGGCGCATGAGTCTGCGGGATGACACTTCTTTCGTCTTCACCCTCACTGACAAGGACACTGGAGTCACTCGTTATGGCATCTGTGTTAACTTCTACCGCTCCTTCCAGAAGCGTATGCCTAAAGAAAAGGGGGAAGGTGGGGCAGGGTCACGTGGGAAGGAAGGACCCCGTGCCACTTGTGCATCAGAAGAGGTTGGCACTGAGACCTCAGAGACCGGCCTGTCCTTGCAACCCCCCAGTGCTGACCCCGCCCCCGATGTGAATCAGTCTCCTCGGGTCAAACCCCGGGCCAAGGCAGGGAGCCGTTCACGCAATAGTACTCTGACATCCCTGTGTGTGCTCAGCCACTATCCCTTCTTCTCCACCTTCCGAGAATGTCTGTACACCCTCAAACGTCTTGTGGACTGCTGCAGCGAGCGGCTGCTGGGCAAGAAACTGGGCATCCCTCGAGGCATACAAAGGTACAGTCTGCTGCTGACACtcagaagagagggaagcagttaGAGATGAGTCGGTCTGTGAGGGGCAGGAAATTTCCTCTGAAGCCTGAGGTCCTTCGTATGGCTAGAATGAAGTGATGTCTTAGACCATTTTGTACgtttaagaataaatttttgttaaaagaaagaaatcggTCAATCATTAAAAAACATAGCCTGCGGTCCTTCATACACCTCTTTAAGCATATTGTATTAGTCCTGTCTAAGGAAAAAGTGCTACAGAGTTAGACTGCCTAACATAATAATGTTTGGAGTTCGATGTTTCATGCAGGCAGGAATATAAGTCCTCCtatgtatacatttttacatttgttctCTTGGATATACCCTCCAGCCCTAGCTGAGCCCAAAGATAGGGCTTTTCCGATATCATTTTTACTGTGTGGCTACTGTATTGTGTTGCAGTAGGGTATCAGCTCCTGGTGCTTATGTGTCTGTTTCCTGCTGTCTGCTCCTCAGGGACACTATGTGGCGCATCTTTACTGGATCATTGCTAGTGGAGGAGAAGTCAAGTGCCCTTCTTCATGACCTTCGAGAGATTGAGGCCTGGATCTATCGATTGCTTCGTTCCCCAGTGCCCGTCTCTGGGCAGAAGCGAGTAGACATTGAGGTCCTACCCCAGGAGCTCCAACAAGCTCTGACCTTTGCTCTTCCAGACCCTTCTCGATTCACCCTGGTGGATTTCCCACTGCACCTTCCCTTGGAACTTCTGGGTGTGGATGCCTGTCTTCAGGTGCTAACCTGCATCCTCTTAGAGCACAAGGTGAGAGAGCCAGCTTTCTAGACCTTTAAGGACAGGGCCtacatctttttcatctttttgtcccTAGAAGGTAACATATGCCAGGTATACAGGAGGCACCCTCTAGTTGTGGGCTGGATTAAGGTACTCTCAGTGGAATGTATTCAGAGGGTCTGCCACTCAGTTGAATTATCCTTAACTAGACTGACCTAATTCTCTGGAAATATCAGTAGTTCTGTTCCGATGAGTGGTCCTGGAATTTGGGGGGAACAAGAACCAGGAAGGTAAGGCATGGGGCAGAGATCACTGTGAAAGCTGTGTTCGTGGAGCCCTGTGCGTGGTGAGATGGAAATTAAATGGTAGCGCTGGAAACTGTTTTCTCATCCCTGTTATTCTTgctgttgaaccatccttgtggGATGGCTTGCGGCAGGTGGTGCTACAGTCCCGAGACTACAATGCCCTCTCCATGTCTGTGATGGCATTTGTGGCGATGATCTACCCACTGGAGTATATGTTTCCTGTAATCCCACTGCTGCCCACCTGCATGGCATCGGCAGAACAGGTGAGTGCAGGTGCTTTCTGGCtttgtcacctctactttccagCTCTGTCCAGCTCTGAGGGAGATTAGTGCTGAGAAGTTGTAAATCAGTACTCATCTTTCTTCCCTTATAATAACTTACAGGTCCGTAAACCATGACCTAACTTGAACTGATTTGATGTCAAAACTTgtgttatttttggtttttactttcaaagtaaatgttgggacgcctgggtggctc
It encodes:
- the NR1H3 gene encoding oxysterols receptor LXR-alpha isoform X2; translated protein: MSLWLEAPVPDASPDSAAELWEPDAQDASSQALGGNTCILREEASTPQSGGGSLGAGLEAAEPAVLLPGVDTPPESTELRPQKRKKGPAPKMLGNELCSVCGDKASGFHYNVLSCEGCKGFFRRSVIKGARYVCHSGGHCPMDTYMRRKCQECRLRKCRQAGMREECVLSEEQIRLKKLKRLEEEQAQATSMPPRVSSPPQVLPQLSPEQRGMIEKLVAAQQQCNRRSFSDRLRVTPWPMAPDPQSREARQQRFAHFTELAIVSVQEIVDFAKQLPGFLQLSREDQIALLKTSAIEVMLLETSRRYNPGSESITFLKDFSYNREDFAKAGLQVEFINPIFEFSRAMNELQLNDAEFALLIAISIFSAGPTDVPTDANETGEPPDTEQCPFRASVCTAPAGQKASSAAL
- the NR1H3 gene encoding oxysterols receptor LXR-alpha isoform X1 yields the protein MSLWLEAPVPDASPDSAAELWEPDAQDASSQALGGNTCILREEASTPQSGGGSLGAGLEAAEPAVLLPGVDTPPESTELRPQKRKKGPAPKMLGNELCSVCGDKASGFHYNVLSCEGCKGFFRRSVIKGARYVCHSGGHCPMDTYMRRKCQECRLRKCRQAGMREECVLSEEQIRLKKLKRLEEEQAQATSMPPRVSSPPQVLPQLSPEQRGMIEKLVAAQQQCNRRSFSDRLRVTPWPMAPDPQSREARQQRFAHFTELAIVSVQEIVDFAKQLPGFLQLSREDQIALLKTSAIEVMLLETSRRYNPGSESITFLKDFSYNREDFAKAGLQVEFINPIFEFSRAMNELQLNDAEFALLIAISIFSADRPNVQDQLQVERLQHTYVEALHAYVSIHHPHDRLMFPRMLMKLVSLRTLSSVHSEQVFALRLQDKKLPPLLSEIWDVHE